A genomic stretch from Tamandua tetradactyla isolate mTamTet1 chromosome 15, mTamTet1.pri, whole genome shotgun sequence includes:
- the KLHDC8B gene encoding kelch domain-containing protein 8B codes for MLAVNTMAAGGGRAFAWQIFPPMPTCRVYGTVAYQDRHLLVLGGCGRAGLPLDSAEILDLASHTWLALTPLPTARAGAAAAVLGKQVLVVGGVDEGQSPVAAVEAYLADEGRWEHRATLPQAAMGIATVERDGMVYALGGMGPDTAPQAQVRVYEPRRDCWLSLPSMPTPCYGASTFLHENKIYVLGGRQGKLPVTAFEAFDLEAHTWTRHPSLPSRRAFAGCAMSEGSIFSLGGLQQPGPHNFYSRPHFVNTVEMFDLEHGSWTKLPRSLRMRDKRADFVVGSLGGHIVAIGGLGNQPCPLDSVEGFSLARRRWEILPAMPTARCSCSSLQAGSRMFVIGGVAQGPSQAVEALYLRDGV; via the exons ATGCTGGCGGTGAACACCATGGCTGCAGGAGGTGGCCGGGCTTTTGCTTGGCAAATATTCCCCCCTATGCCCACCTGCCGGGTGTATGGCACAGTGGCATACCAGGACAGGCACCTGCTGGTATTGGGGGGCTGTGGCCGAGCTGGACTGCCCCTGGACAGTGCTGAGATACTGGACCTGGCCTCACACACATGGCTGGCCCTGACACCTCTGCCCACTGCCCGggctggtgctgctgctgcagtgtTGGGCAAGCAGGTGCTAGTGGTGGGTGGTGTGGATGAGGGCCAGAGCCCAGTAGCTGCTGTGGAGGCCTACCTGGCTGATGAAGGCCGCTGGGAGCATCGGGCCACCCTTCCTCAGGCAGCCATGGGGATTGCAACTGTGGAGAGAG ATGGTATGGTGTATGCTCTGGGGGGAATGGGCCCTGACACGGCCCCCCAGGCCCAAGTACGGGTATATGAGCCTCGCCGGGACTGCTGGCTTTCACTACCCTCCATGCCCACGCCTTGCTACGGGGCCTCTACCTTCCTGCATGAGAACAAGATCTATGTCCTGG GGGGCCGCCAGGGCAAGCTCCCAGTGACTGCTTTTGAGGCCTTTGATCTGGAGGCCCATACCTGGACCCGACACCCCAGCCTGCCCAGTCGCCGGGCCTTTGCCGGCTGTGCCATGTCCGAAGGCAGCATCTTTAGCCTGGGTGGCCTGCAGCAGCCAGGGCCCCACAATTTCTACTCCCGTCCGCATTTTGTCAACACTGTGGAGATGTTCGACCTGGAGCATG GGTCCTGGACCAAGCTGCCCCGCAGCCTGCGTATGAGGGATAAGAGGGCTGACTTTGTAGTTGGCTCCCTTGGGGGCCACATCGTGGCCATTGGGGGCCTTG GAAACCAGCCATGCCCTCTAGACTCTGTGGAGGGCTTCAGCCTTGCACGACGGCGCTGGGAAATACTGCCTGCCATGCCCACAGCCCGCTGCTCATGCTCCAGCCTACAGGCTGGGTCCCGGATGTTTGTCATTGGGGGTGTGGCCCAGGGACCCAGCCAAGCTGTGGAGGCGCTGTACCTACGTGATGGGGTCTGA